A window of the Gordonia humi genome harbors these coding sequences:
- a CDS encoding ABC transporter permease subunit, whose translation MARDGAGSMRAVVVWSALWCPVVVVALFGGGLARLLGVVDPGAPIGAPFTSDGLLGTDYLGRSVAAQLLVGGRSLVLAPLAAAVVAEAVALIVSSTMIWSHRWRTAVTTVMDVLLIIPPMLLILVVVTGTGFAAWTLVLLVAAVTVPFASRYLTAAGTEIAASGYVETALAVGDSRALVAVRDVAPNLVRPALTDLGVRFCGAVHLVAAVVFLGGATGDSTGSWATMIQRNLEGVMLNPWSVCAPALAIVGLTVPLTMIADRWTQRR comes from the coding sequence ATGGCGCGCGACGGGGCCGGGTCGATGAGGGCGGTCGTCGTCTGGTCGGCGCTGTGGTGTCCGGTGGTGGTCGTGGCACTGTTCGGCGGCGGCCTGGCTCGACTGCTCGGTGTCGTCGATCCCGGCGCACCGATCGGTGCGCCGTTCACCTCCGACGGACTGCTCGGCACCGATTACCTGGGCCGCAGCGTGGCCGCGCAACTGCTCGTCGGCGGTCGGAGCCTGGTCCTGGCTCCGCTCGCGGCCGCCGTCGTCGCCGAGGCCGTCGCACTGATCGTCTCGTCGACCATGATCTGGTCGCACCGGTGGCGGACCGCGGTCACGACGGTGATGGACGTACTGCTGATCATTCCGCCGATGCTGCTGATCCTCGTGGTCGTGACCGGAACCGGATTCGCGGCCTGGACGCTGGTCCTGCTCGTCGCGGCCGTGACGGTCCCGTTCGCAAGCCGCTATCTCACCGCGGCGGGAACCGAGATCGCGGCATCCGGGTACGTCGAGACGGCACTGGCGGTCGGCGACTCGCGGGCCCTCGTCGCCGTCCGCGATGTGGCGCCCAACCTGGTCCGCCCCGCACTGACCGACCTCGGGGTGCGCTTCTGCGGCGCCGTTCACCTCGTCGCCGCCGTCGTCTTTCTCGGCGGAGCGACCGGCGACTCGACCGGAAGCTGGGCGACGATGATCCAACGAAATCTGGAGGGCGTCATGCTCAATCCGTGGAGCGTATGCGCTCCCGCCCTGGC
- a CDS encoding ABC transporter permease subunit, with amino-acid sequence MLRTSVSLTLTTPVVFFAVETLPGDAASASAQSTSTTVIDAQRERLGLDRPVLERFGDWLGGLMTGRLGETADTGVPVADLIAGPMRSTAVLAVAALVPAVILGVTLGVLAGTRASGRLDRAISSASSALMATPEFVVAVGLLVLLSLWSGLLPPVSLFDTGSSPLTEPSLLVLPAATLAVVASAPLSRYIRAVVATENARDHVEAARLAGLSEPRVVRRHLLPGALAPMAQACASLTPYVVGGTIVVEQVFGYPGIGSLLVSRIAARDTVTVATVTMILAAIVAVSFCIADVCGRWRATGPGR; translated from the coding sequence GTGCTCCGCACCTCCGTGAGTCTGACGCTGACCACACCGGTCGTGTTCTTCGCGGTCGAGACGCTGCCGGGCGACGCCGCGTCCGCGTCCGCGCAGAGCACGTCGACGACGGTGATCGATGCACAGCGGGAGCGATTGGGGCTCGACCGGCCGGTCCTCGAACGATTCGGCGACTGGCTCGGCGGGCTGATGACCGGCCGGCTGGGCGAGACCGCGGACACGGGCGTGCCGGTCGCGGATCTGATCGCCGGACCGATGCGGAGCACGGCGGTGCTCGCCGTCGCGGCGCTCGTGCCCGCGGTGATACTCGGGGTGACGCTCGGGGTGCTCGCCGGAACCCGCGCGAGTGGGCGCCTCGACCGCGCGATCTCGTCGGCGTCGTCGGCGCTCATGGCGACCCCCGAGTTCGTCGTGGCCGTCGGACTGCTGGTCCTGCTGTCGTTGTGGAGTGGTCTGCTGCCGCCGGTCTCGTTGTTCGACACCGGATCCTCACCGCTGACCGAACCGTCCCTCCTGGTGCTCCCGGCCGCGACTCTGGCCGTCGTCGCCTCGGCGCCGTTGAGCAGGTACATCCGGGCGGTGGTCGCCACGGAGAACGCCCGCGATCACGTCGAGGCCGCACGGCTGGCCGGACTGTCCGAGCCCCGAGTGGTGCGGCGACACCTGCTGCCGGGTGCGCTCGCGCCGATGGCGCAGGCGTGCGCGTCGCTCACACCGTACGTCGTCGGCGGAACGATCGTCGTCGAGCAGGTGTTCGGCTATCCGGGCATCGGGTCGTTGCTGGTCTCGCGGATCGCGGCCCGCGACACGGTGACGGTGGCGACCGTCACGATGATCCTCGCGGCGATCGTCGCGGTGAGTTTCTGCATCGCCGACGTCTGCGGCCGATGGCGCGCGACGGGGCCGGGTCGATGA